A single window of Gossypium hirsutum isolate 1008001.06 chromosome A10, Gossypium_hirsutum_v2.1, whole genome shotgun sequence DNA harbors:
- the LOC107897755 gene encoding protein disulfide isomerase pTAC5, chloroplastic translates to MTSLVPLSFNPPFLHSHSHSFSSKPSSLSPSPSNLFVCFFSSSPPPPPPPSSSSSSHNSSNFDREETRWLREEQRWLREEQRWLREEQRWLKGKESLLWEISQLKLQIQALENRNSFHGASVTETISRIGALLQVLKDKNRIAESGESARDMVFEEVKEKEVVVEEGVRVLEKKAKEVEKKIERKTLRVGSEGEQVREMQEALGKLGFYSGEEDIEFSSFSSGTERAVKTWQATIGAREDGIMTAELLQRLFEEQEVKSSSSSNIATIREKEGTNGTAITSLTEISEIQQKVVKEEGSTEAEVSQHRVFLLGENRWEEPSRLTGKDKQATGSKNIDAKTSCHACRGEGRLMCAECDGTGEPNVEPQFLEWVDEGANCPYCDGLGYTTCEVCQGGAVV, encoded by the exons ATGACTTCCTTAGTTCCTCTCTCTTTCAACCCTCCTTTTCTCCACTCTCATTCTCATTCCTTTTCTTCCAAACCCTCCTCCCTCTCTCCTTCCCCTTCCAATCTCTTCGTCTGCTTCTTCTcctcttctcctcctcctcctcctcctccttcttcttcttcttcttcacataATTCCTCAAATTTCGACCGCGAAGAAACCAGGTGGCTTCGTGAGGAACAGCGATGGCTCCGTGAAGAGCAACGCTGGCTAAGAGAAGAGCAGCGCTGGCTTAAAGGGAAAGAATCGCTACTTTGGGAAATCTCCCAACTCAAGCTTCAAATCCAAGCCTTAGAAAACCGGAATTCCTTTCATGGAGCTTCGGTTACGGAGACAATATCCCGTATCGGAGCTTTACTGCAGGTGTTGAAAGACAAGAATCGGATTGCGGAAAGCGGAGAAAGCGCGAGAGATATGGTTTTCGAAGAAGTAAAAGAGAAAGAGGTGGTTGTAGAGGAAGGAGTTAGGGTTCTGGAAAAGAAGGCAAAAGAGGTTGAAAAGAAGATAGAGAGAAAAACGTTGAGAGTAGGCAGCGAAGGAGAGCAAGTTCGAGAAATGCAG GAAGCGTTAGGAAAACTGGGTTTCTACTCTGGTGAGGAGGACATTGAATTTTCCAGCTTCTCCAGCGGGACTGAACGTGCTGTGAAAACTTGGCAA GCAACAATAGGTGCCCGTGAAGATGGAATAATGACGGCAGAACTTCTTCAAAGGTTGTTCGAAGAACAGGAAGTCAAGAGTTCTAGCTCAAGCAATATTGCAACTATTCGGGAGAAG GAAGGGACCAATGGAACTGCAATAACGTCTTTGACAGAAATCTCAGAAATACAACAGAAAGTTGTGAAAGAGGAAGGTTCCACAGAAGCTGAGGTATCTCAACACCGAGTTTTTCTGCTTGGAGAAAACCGGTGGGAAGAACCTTCTAGGCTTACTGGTAAGGATAAACAAGCTACGGGGAGTAAAAACATAGATGCCAAAACAAGCTGCCATGCTTGTCGTGGAGAAGGCCGGTTGATGTGCGCAG AGTGTGATGGAACAGGTGAACCTAATGTTGAACCACAG TTCTTAGAATGGGTGGACGAGGGAGCAAATTGTCCATACTGTGACGGCCTCGGGTATACAACTTGTGAAGTATGCCAAGGAGGGGCAGTGGTTTAG